The following proteins are co-located in the Pyrobaculum calidifontis JCM 11548 genome:
- a CDS encoding DNA double-strand break repair nuclease NurA yields MVFSELLRFVELEFYPHEVEIPPSLKRLVNYCRGGRLRDYYAVDSGYVVQEVGDYDVLVQLVVGVGREVKKRFLVQKAYDDVHYVARINEIKFAEALHGGLVFVDGPLTPYVNTANVVGVSKDPRLVRYGPRIAQEDLRHEFVSVAKKIGEKEVARRLLQGEPPGSYLEPVEIGDFYGTFIKSDWVLYVEFPKSMRAEEICGVLSRYPIRLRVAHHLAKLNREFLNSIYYLMLNMVKPQKINIRELL; encoded by the coding sequence ATGGTATTTTCAGAGCTGTTGAGATTTGTAGAACTAGAGTTCTACCCCCACGAGGTGGAGATTCCTCCGTCGTTGAAAAGGCTTGTCAACTACTGCCGCGGGGGACGTCTCAGAGACTACTACGCGGTTGACTCAGGCTACGTGGTACAGGAGGTGGGCGACTACGACGTCTTAGTGCAACTGGTGGTGGGGGTGGGAAGAGAGGTGAAGAAGAGGTTCCTAGTGCAGAAGGCGTACGACGATGTGCACTATGTGGCGCGCATAAACGAGATAAAATTCGCCGAGGCCCTCCACGGAGGCCTTGTGTTTGTAGATGGGCCATTAACCCCATATGTAAACACGGCCAATGTTGTTGGAGTATCTAAAGACCCGCGCCTTGTGAGATATGGGCCGAGAATAGCGCAGGAGGACCTGCGTCACGAGTTTGTAAGCGTCGCTAAGAAGATTGGAGAAAAAGAGGTGGCCCGCCGCCTGCTCCAAGGCGAGCCCCCTGGCTCCTACTTAGAGCCTGTGGAAATAGGCGATTTCTACGGAACTTTTATCAAGTCTGACTGGGTTCTATATGTAGAATTTCCAAAGAGTATGAGGGCCGAGGAGATATGTGGAGTGTTAAGCCGCTACCCGATAAGACTTAGAGTGGCACACCATCTGGCCAAGCTAAATAGAGAATTTCTGAATTCAATATATTACTTGATGTTGAACATGGTTAAACCACAAAAAATAAACATTAGAGAATTATTATAA